From the genome of Brassica oleracea var. oleracea cultivar TO1000 chromosome C4, BOL, whole genome shotgun sequence:
CATAAACCTGCCGACGCCATTAGAACGGAGTTCTCGCGGTTGATCGGGAGGCGACGGCTCTTCCACTAAGCTTTGACGCTTCCGTTCTCTTACTGGGCTTCTTTGGGCTTTTCTCATTTACTGCTTCTACTTAATTTAAACGCAACATTGTTTGAAACCAAACCAAATAAACCTAAAGAGCAATCGAACCGGTTACTAAACCGAAAACCTTAGTATAAAAAGGTTTCAACGAAAATAAAACGCAAACCGGGGTTATCTGGATAAATTCAAATAACATACAATTTTACATTTCTCCTGTCGGCCATTAGGCTATTACATATGTTTTCAGTTTTTGACAGGTAAACCGTATATTGACACCAAAACACACAGGAGTGTTGAAATGAGCACCTAGTCACCTAGAAAAGCTGCATGTGTGCTTTAGTGCTTAGAGCAACTCCAAAGGAGGTTCATATGAATCCTTAACTGCATGGTTAGAATAAAAAATTAATAAAAGAGTTAGAAATGGGAAGCAGCAGTCCGTAGAGAAGGGCTTAACGGATCCAATCCGTAGGGACGTGGCTGTTTCTTATTGGACCTGGATCGGGAAAATGTGCACGAGGAAACAAAAATGAAATCATTCGCGAAGAAGAGAAAAAAAGAAAAGAGGAAAGGCGACGGTTTATGCGATTCGATCTCCTCGAGCCATTAAGGTAAATCGATGTCTTTCTACAACGATTTGTGATTTTTATTAGGTTTCTTCTTCTTTATGTTCTTGTGTAGGGATCGGTTGTGGGATTTGAAACGATTTGGGGATTTTTCGTTTCTAATTAGGGTTTCGTTTTCACTGGAATTGGGAATTTTTGGGTTCTTCTCGATCGATTTCTGTATATCTTCTTCTCTTTTTTTGAAACAGTGAATCTATTAGGATTTCTAAACGATTTGGGGTAAAAGGGATTAGGGTTTCAAATCGAATTGGGTTCAATCGATATGGGTTTCAATCGATATGGGTTTCAATCGATTAGGAGGCTGTGATTATCTTCTTCTCTTACATCATCTGCGATTAGGACCGCGTGATTATCTTCTTGTATGTGATTGTGGCTCTGTGAATATCTTCCTCTGTTACATTATATGAGATTGTTTTCTTCTCTTACAGTATCTTGTTCTCTTACATTACAATCGTCTCTGTGATTTTCTTCTTCTCTTACCATTACGAGCATGTGATTCTGTGATTGTCTTGCTCTCTTACCATTCTTCTCATAGTTTAGTATTACTCCGGTGTGATCTTAATTAGTTAATGTTTTGAATTCTTTAGTTTTTGAAAATGTATTACAAACTCTTTATAAGTCAGATTATTTTTTGGAGAAGAAGGTCGATTGAATATGTGAACCGTTTAAATGTTTTTCATGTGTCATGTCTAATTTGTATCTTTTATATCTGTTTCAGGTTAAGGAAAATGAGACAAGACTACAGCTACACCCAGCCTTCTTCATCTGAGGACTCCTCCCTCGATATAACTTCTCTTCTTCAAGCAGAAGCTGATATCTACGCGGATGAAGCGCAGAGCATGCATAACATCTCCGAGCCGTATAACTACCCTCCACAAAAGCTGACGATGGAATCCCGAAGACTTGCTACTGTGGTGCTGACCCTGTTGTTGCTGCATCGTACACAAGCAAAGACCCAGGCCGAAGGTACTTCACGTGTGAGAACGCCGATGATGGAGACTGCCACATCTGGAAATGGTGGGATATAGCCGTAATGGAAGAGATGTCTGACTTTCAGAGACAACTTAGGGAGGTTAAGTCTCAACATAACGAGAGTGAGCAGAAGCTGGTTAAGGTAGAGGAGACGGTGTCGGAGTTATCTAAGAAGATCTCAGGGATTAAAGAGATGTTCCTATTGGCTGTTTGTGTCCTGCTGAGTTTGTTCATCGTAATCTTTATGGTGATCATGTTGGGTGGTGAGTTTGTTTTCCTTTTGCTTTTCATATTATAATCTCGATTTTTTATAAAAATTTTGACTGCTTTTTATTCATATTTGTTTAGGAAGAGCTACGGAGGTTGAAAAGGCGAGGGTCTGAGCTTTGAAAGGTAATGAATAAACTACTTCCTTGAATTTGTTAAAATCATTTTCGCATACTCTAGTATAGCTGTAAATATTTCTAACTCCGGACTTAACTAGAAATTAGAGTGATATTGATAGAAATGGTAAATGGCATTAAGTGATATATCTGTAAATTTTATAAACCGTTAAGATTTTATTTGTGTTAAATGAAACTTAATTGCTACCTTCCTAACTCCTCTGAGTTGATAGGTGTTTAATGTTAAATAGTTAGTACTCCTCTGAGTTAAATGCTACTGAGTCGTCTGTAGTTATAGTTTACTTAAGCCTCTGTCTTTGTTTAGGAGTGAGTCGTCTTTAGTATTTTCCCACCATGGATAAAACTTCTAGTTTTGTGATCCTACTAAATAGCCAAAACTCTTTCGATCTTCATTCACCCGACCCTGATTTGTTCTCTACCCAAGGAGTAGATGAGTCTACCGTTAGTCAGAGGAGGAAATGGACGTTCTAGCTTTTTTCACTTTCACATTTATATAAGATCGGATTGTATAAGACTTTAACCTATCTCCTTAGCTTTCTTTCATCTTCCTTGTAAGATTGTACTCTCTACTACTCCATGTAAACGATATCAATCTATTTGCTAAGTACTTCCGTTTGCATCTCTACTTGCCTTTAACTCAAGGTTTGTGTCTCTGTTACATATTTGAATGAATGTGAAGCTCTTTAAATGTTGTTCTTATTATTTTCTTCTTCTTGTTAGTGTATAT
Proteins encoded in this window:
- the LOC106340069 gene encoding uncharacterized protein LOC106340069; this encodes MRFDLLEPLRLRKMRQDYSYTQPSSSEDSSLDITSLLQAEADIYADEAQSMHNISEPYNYPPQKLTMESRRLATVVLTLLLLHRTQAKTQAEGTSRVRTPMMETATSGNGGI